In Brassica napus cultivar Da-Ae chromosome A3, Da-Ae, whole genome shotgun sequence, the sequence agcggttgcagcagcggttgcgggagtttgtgaatacgggcggttgcggtttctagcaattttaagagatttgtacgactggtactgctGTTAAAAATtagtgcgtttgcgggtgacttatgactggttaactaatAAATGCGGTaatagtcaaataataaattaacaatatttatatttaatataattataaaatatcaaaaatcatataataaatataaaatttatatttagaaagttataatttcaatttttgaaaattgattgaaattgtttttattataaaattttataatataaattaaaatataatagatatattttaatattttcataatttcaattttaaattttttattaaatatttttacttttgtatatatattgttttataaaaaagaaaaaaattttaccctcccgcaaccgcaaacgctatcTGGAGccaacttttgaatttatgagattcagagtggattgaagcggtttagaatgatttgagtgattgttgcaaaccgccgacaactgctaccaaccgcaaaagctgcgtttgcgggtggtagcagGAAAACCAGTCGTCAATGTTCATAAAAATGTTTGATATAAGATTTCCAAATGGTTTATCGAATCTTAACAAGATAAACACCCAACAGTTTTACATATACCAAAAAAGCTCATGATTTGTTTAAATTTTCAAGGCAATTAAGCCCATTTTAGAGAGAggaatcaaacaaaaaatgtataaaaagaaAAGCCCATTAAGAATAGTAAAGGCTCAGTAAAGCTGATAGACAGACAAGAAGTACGAAAAGGTAAAAGAGGGACAAGTCAGACGTCGAGACAACAAGTACCATCCACACGCAAAGAGAAGCTCCAAGAATCTGTCGGCTTTTTGAGAATCCAAAGGGTCAAAAATAATAACATCGCCCCATGGCAGTCTCAGCATTCAACCCTTTGAAATTTGCATCTTCGTCTTCTCTAGATTCGATTCCTTCAAtctcttcttctacttcttATTCGCTGTTTCCGGCAAGCATCGGCATCAGAAACTCCGTCGGATCTCCTTTCAAGAGATGTCTAAAGCAGTCATGTTATTCTGTTCGAGCCATGTCTTCTTCGGctgcttcgtcttcttcttcgttcggaTCGAGAATGGAGGAGAGCGTGAGGAAAACGGTTACTGAGAACATTGTCGTTGTTTACTCCAAAACTTGGTGCTCGTAGGCAGTtttttgctcttcttcttcagatcttcaatttatttttaaataaatatattatttgttgaTGATTGGTTCATGTGTGTGTTTCAGATACTGTACTGAAGTGAAGACATTATTCAAGAGACTTGGTGTTCAGCCACTGGTGATTGAATTGGATGAACTTGGTATGTTTGTTTATATTTGCCTAacgtttctaaaaaaaaatttcatatatgtGACAGATTTGCTTGATTATGATAATGTTAAAACTTATAGTATATATAGGTCAAGGGTGTTGATAGAGAGGATGAAAGAATATGCCTTCTTAGTTGTTAGAAAACTTGGAAGTAGTAGTTTCCATTagcattttgtttttgttagctTTGGAATTGGTTTCATATACACTTTGTTGAAAGTCTGGTCTATCTTTCTGTTTGATTTACTTTCCAAGTTCGACTTTAGTTCATGTCTTTTATCTTTAGCTCCTGTTCCTGGACTTTGGGTTTAGAAACTTACAAGTTGTAGATGCTATTCTACTAGTAAATGTGCTTCTCTTTGCCTCATCTTTCAGGTCCACAAGGGCCACAACTGCAGAAGGTACTGGAAAGACTCACTGGGCAACACACTGTTCCTAATGTTTTCGTTGGTATGCTGTTCAATCCGTTTGCATCCATCACATAGCTTCAATCCTTatttccatctttttttttcccttaTTTCCAtcttaaaaagatgaaacttttaGATGCCCCCAAAAAAATCTTAACAACACAATATAGTTTCGGGTTATGGACAACATATAATAGTGTCTAACCTTTTTGTCCTAATGAATCAGGAGGCAAGCACATTGGTGGCTGCACAGGTACTTTCTATCTCTCACTCGCCCTCTTGGTTTCTTCATACATCATTTCTACACATTCTAAGGATCTACGTCAACCCCAATTCACTGCgttatcttcttcttgttgTACTCTACAGATACAGTGAAGCTGAACAGGAAAGGAGATCTTGAACTGATGTTAGCTGAAGCCAACGGCAACACCAATCAAACTTAAGGCGACGATGGAAACTGGTATGGATGGAGATTTTGCATACGGAGCTTGGAAgagtttttttctcttttgtaaACATTTGAACctcattttcttttgtcaatGCATTGATGAACCTCATTCAAATAATACAttataactaaataacataTACACTTTTAATCATGTAGTTTACATTAAGCAAGCCCtcaaaattaaactaatattttcatattatttacctttaaaaaaataaactaatattttcaacaaaaaaaaaataaaaaagagatgtTAAATATTGGAAGCGTGGCAAGTTTATGATCACATACCCTAAGAGGCTGATCCAAAATGAAAGGAGAAGTCATCTTAATGAACAGAGGAAGAAGTTGCAGAGATTCTACAGAGACCAATGGCTACTCTGGTCTCTTCCCAAGCTTACATCTACCACTGTCACTTGATCAAACGAGCTCTCATTCAGACAAAAGATCCATACTCTCCTCGCAGGTTGTCCCGTCATAATCACATAGAAACACACGTTCTTTCTCCTCGAACTTGCACTCTAACGATAAGTAGAAAGCATCAACCATTGTCTCTCAACACCGTCTGTTTCGCAGCAGACGAGCCTTCTCCTTCCCCCTTTTCCTCATCCGAGATCAGGTAACACTCTCTTTCTTCAGTTCTTGAAAGGTTAGAAACTTGATGAAGCTCTCTCTCTGTGTATGCTTTTTCAGTGCGGATGCAAGAATCCGTAGCGAGGTTCTGTCTCCATTCAGATCAGTCCGTATGTTCTTCTACCTCGCCTTCATAGCCAGCGCTTCCTTAGGAGGACTAATAGCCACCACCAGGCTTATAGGAGCCTTAGCGAACCCCGCGAGATCAGGTGAAGTGCTTGAGATAGTAAAAGGCCTAGGCATCGACGTTGGTGCGGCTTCTCTCTTTGCCTTCCTCTACTTCCGTGAAAACAAGACCAAGAACGCTCAGATGGCTAGGCTCTCTAGGGAAGAGAATCTTGCGAAGCTTAAAATGAGGGTGGAAGAGAATAATAAAGTTATATCTGTGGGTGATCTTAGAGGGATTGCTAGGCTTGTGATCTGCGCTGGTCCTGGGGGTTATATTGAAGAAGCGTTTAAGAGGAGTAAAGAGTTTACTCAGGGGCTTGTTGAGAGAGGTGTGGTTGTTGTGGCTTATGCTACTGATGGGAGTACGCCTGTTCTGGAGTTTGATGAGGTTGATGGTGAGGATGAAGAGGTGAGTCAGAGTAGGAGGAGATTGTGGCGTGTGTCTCCAGTTTTTGTTTCTGATTGGGAAAGGTTAAAAGAGTCTTTTGATATAAATAGtgattaatttaaaactaattggcGATAAGTGGATTGGTCCAAGTCGAACTTACATGTGTTTTTGATTAGTTTCTCCTATTATTTGAACAGGTGGATAGATGAGCAGAAGAAGCTTGCTGGTGTGTCTTCAGACTCTCCAGTGTAAGTCAGTTTATTTGCATTTGATATGAAACATGGTTTTAGTGAATCTCTAGCATCGGTTCTTGAGCTGAGAGTGTGAGTGTTTTAGGTATTTGTCACTACGTTTGGACGGGCGGGTAAGAGGGAGTGGAGTGGGTTATCCTCCATGGCAAGCCTTTGTTGCACAGCTTCCTCCGGTTAAGGGAATCTGGACCGGTCTTCTTGATGGAATGGATGGTAGAGTGTAAATATTTTCAAGATTAGGGACCttaattattgtatatttttaaggGGGAATGTAAAAGTTATGGAAAGatttttaacttcaaaattattattttggtaatttaatTTGGTGGTATGGTTGAAGATTTAAACAAGAGTAGAGAGGTAGTTAACCAAATCCCAATGGTATTTTTTCGGTACATATAGTTCGGGTCAAGTTACAAACTGATAGACCAGTTGAATAATTAACAAGTGATTTTAGCTTAGTTTCTATCTATAACCATAAAATTTACCAGGAGCTTTTTttctaaagcaaaaaaatattgttgtaggaatttctttcttttctagtatttttttcatttaatttctaCCGTTACATTAATTGTAGCTACATGTAAATTTTCTACaattagaccatctccaatgatacaaaaaaaaatttctatatttcattctaaaatagagtaactctattgaGAGTTGGATTTTCTctaatggttcactctataatatagttactctataatagagtgaaccattggagcaaatgtaactatataatagagttactctattttagtgtgaAATATAGATGAAATTTTTGTGTGCCATTGGAGATGCCCATTGGAGATGCCCTTATAGTTGAACCAATGACCTTCATTTTTTgtgcaacaaaaaaaagtatctaATGCATAGTTCTTGGTCGATATGTTGGCGTAATTCACTTTCGCAAACCAGACCACAACCGAGTACCGGGTCTTCGGCTCCTGCACGTTTTGTGACCTGGTTAAGAACATTATACAAACCCGCATGGTGAAATGTAATATGTGCATGTTAGATTGGTTAAAAGGAGACCAAATGTGACGAGTTCACAGCACTATGAAGAAGAATCTGCAGATAATGACACAGGATTTTAATTAATCCCTGAATCaatgttgtaacttgtaagcaGATGATGTCCATGGGAGGCGGCTGTATGATGCCAACGATGTATACACCAAATATTATATGCAAGGGGTTCATATCCCACATGGCTGAGTTTCAGCTAGGCTAAGTGGTAGTAAGGAATGGTCACAGGCATTTTATCTTACGAAATAAGTTAATGTACAAGACTAGAAGATACATGTCCATCTCATTGTTGCAGGTTGATGTGTGGAGTAAAACAAAAGTATCATTTCTCCAAGCAAATCCACAAACATGTAAAATTTAGTTTCTGTAGTTTAATCTCTGCGGGGTTTATATATACAAGACAAAAGGTTAGGCTGAGAATATTTCCTTCCTGCGACTGATACTTTGTAACGGAAACAATGAATCAAGAATAGTTATGGAACTTCTGTTTGGATATGACTACGATCATTGCTCGTCATTTACTCTTTGACTTAGGGAATATTCTTTTGgtaatttcaaataattttcagtTAAATTTAAAAGGCAATGGCACTTCTATAAATACTAAAGAGACCTCAAAAAAAGATctcatgttttaatagtatagatacatACAAATTTTTATCTTCGAGAAGGAAACACTATCGTTTTAAGAATCAAACTTCAACTGGAGACAATGGAGGAACATCTACTAACCGTTCAATTGTTTCCAGCTGGTCATATGGAGCAATCTGCATAAacataaaatcacatttaacCAACCCAAGACTCATAATCTAAAAACATTTATTGGCAATCTATATTTATATCCAAATTTTGGATTATGATCATTTCGAAGTGTATATCAGTTTTAATACCTGGCTAAACCCGTCCGGCCAAGTTATCGAGACAGCATAGTTTCCCATAGGTCGTATTTCCTCAGGCTCGATATCTTCTGCCACATCTCCGAACTGAATCTTTTGTTCACCAGTCCATTCGTCCTGTTTAACAAGTATAAAGAACAAAACATACAAATAATATGAAGATAATTTcaagtaaataatattaaaaaaaataggacaAAGTGGATTGATTCTCGGGTTAAATGTCTTTCCATACCACACTTTGTGCTGATCGATCATTTCTTCTGACAGTTGCAGGGTGAAGTAAGAACTCTTCATCTGAGTTTGGCACCTTCACTCTGATTGCTTTAAGATATTTGTCGTATGTCACAGCTGTGGAAACTGTTACAAAACATACAATGCATTAAAACCTTATAATAGTATATGAGGTTTCTCTGTGAATAATGTATTTCTTTTTAACCTTGTTGGCGTATCTTGGCGCATTGTTGCACTACACAAACACCAAGATCTTGGAACGTTCTTGCAACTTCACTTAAAGGATCTGAAACAACTTCAGGAACTCCAGTATCTCCCGAAGCAGATAACTAAACAAtcacaaataaaaaactatttagaacagttgtgttgttgttttacaaaattctataaatttgttttaagtaCCGTTGGCCTAATGGGGAGGTCAAAGAGGTGAGGTATTCCGAATTGCTGGACAACCTGCAGTAGCCAGAGACTTAGTTATCATTTTATGTGAAGGAAAGAAACTAAGAGAGAGTGGGGCATAAGCCAAAGCTAACCTGAGAACCTGAGCCTTTCCCAAAAGGGTAATAACGTTTCCCGTCAGCGTCAAAATGACACATATTCTCCACAACAGCAACACAAGGAACCTACTCCGTACAACAACCAAAACAGGGAAAATAAAATCTCAGATTTTGTTCATACTTGTTGCAAAGTCCACGTAAggcccaagaagaagaaacctttAGCTTTGAGAACATTCGTACACCTTTGGCAACATCTATAAATGCCAGTTTTTGAGGTGTGGTCACAATCACCGCTGCTGTTAACGGCGCAACCTGAGGAGTTGTAATATAATGCATCATGAAATTGATTGAATAAGGGCActcggaaaaaaaaagaaaacttgtcCATCATCAGAACCGAACCTGGCAGAGGGTTAGTTGAATGTCACCGGTTCCAGGAGGCATGTCGATAACAAGATAATCCAGTTCTCCCCTTCATCATCAACACCaggtaaaaaaaagattatgagTTGTTGTTCTTGATTGGAAAAGATAATCAAAAgtcatgtaaaataaataaacaaacaaaaccatTCAGTAGTTGTAAGGAGTTGATTAATGACACCAGAGACCATAGGACCTCTCATAATGGCACGACCTTGCCCTGCAAATCCAAATGAGACTAGCTTCACCCCCAAGTATTCTGTTGGGATGATAGTCTTCTTCTCAGGatcctgttttgattaatatatatatattaacactCGTGTTATTGGTACGTACACCACAAGATGAATAGATATATATGTACCATTTCAAGAACACGGCTCTCTGGATTGACCATAGTAGGTAAACTAGGACCATAGACATCAGCATCAAAGATGCCAACTCTTGCACCCATACCAGCTAATGTATAAGCAAGATTTACAGCTACTGTTGATTTTCCAACGCCTCCCTGAAAACACGTTCAGAGCTAACACAAGTCTGTCATTAACTAAAAAAGAGATCCAAGTCAAGAAACATATATACGAGGAGATTAATTTGACATCTTCCTAATCTTCACATCTGGACTACTTTGGCACATGAGCACAATCAATACTTTAGATAACAATATTACAAAGAGAGAAACATTAAGGAATGAAATTAGTTTTGGTTGTTGTACCTTGCAACTAGAAACAGCGACAATGCTTGAAATTCTAGATAAACCAGGTGGAAGCTGCCCTGCAAATATAGGCTTAGCTGGTTGTGCCGACATTGTCACATTCACCTTCTTCACCCATGGAAGCACTGCAACTACCTCATTTGCCTGCTTCTCAAACTACAAAACAACAGTACAAATAATTCATGAAATGATATGTTTGATTTTCAAAACTGTTGAGCCTAATTCAAGATGCTAAGTTACTCATTCAAAGGGAGAATTGTAATGGGATTGGGTCATTATTTACCATATCTTTGACTGGACATGCCGGTGTTGTTAGTTCCAAACGGAAAGAAACCTATGGCCCAAAAAAAAACCATGTTTCAAAGTTCCAACAAAGGATTAAAAACAAACAGTAACCTGACTAATACAGTggtattaataataaattacctCTCCAAGAGCTTCGTCGATTACCAAATCTTTAACAAAACCACATGAAACTATATCCGTCCCAAAATCAGGATCAATGATCTGAGACAATGCCTTTAACACTTCTTTTTCTAATGATGTTTCAGAAACTCTCTCAGTCTCAGCTGCATATATATTAAGATGATGCATTTAGataaatgaaatttattcaacttgcgATTTATTTAGCTCATTATTGGCAAATATGTTTTACCTtgaggagctgaagaagaagctttagCAGCAACAGAGAGGAGCTTGTGGTGAGATACGCGTCCTTTCCACAGCAGAACGTTGGATTGGTTACTACGATCACTTACGGTGGCAATACATACGAGTCGTCGTGGTGGAGGCCTGGGAGACGAGACTAGACATGCCCCTGCCGAACGTAAATAAGAGTGAAGACGATGCACCGTTTGACtcatcgtcgtcgtcgtctttgTGGAAGGAAGCAGAGTGAGTGGCGCGTAGGATAAGGGAAGAAGCCTTATGAGTTTTTTAGAAGTGTGATGACACGTGTTTGGCTGTGATGACAATAGCATCTTCGTTATAAGCGGACCCTCTTTTATCTTCAGGGCCTGAAAACCTACAGGCCCATTCTGATTTACAATTTCATTATCTCATTTATTGGTATATCTGCTTATTCCTACATTAAGTCTtaacattaataattattataatatctTATTTACAAATATCTCATTTAAGATTATTTGGAAAGTATATTAATTgggtaaatatttatttttttattttaaattaactaaaataaataaaatggaaaATCATCGAtcaatcaataatattttttaagactTTATATGTGAGAAAAAATCACTTAAATAAATTCTTGATTAGTATATATAAGGATTGTAATaccttttatataaatatggtGCTTTACATGATAATATAAATTCATTATATTGATttctataattgtttttattgattattttatatagtttataaataaaaataattgatcaaATATGATCATCTTTCTATGATTTTGAACATTATTTGTAACACCTTTTAAAGATTATTTGGCTAgtgatgttaattttttttctaaacttacCTTCTATTtaaaactaacaaaaattataattgtcGACCAATTAAATTATAACAACTTTCTTAAATTTACCTATGAACGATACGTAAAACAAAATCACTTAAACATCAAATTAACATATAGAAGGATTAAACtgatcaaccaatcaaattaaaatatatttttttaagatttggTAGGGGGAGCGTGTATTTAattaagagtttgagatgaTTTGTATCAAAATGACAAATCCGCTGTTATTCAAATGTAGAttttaaaacactttaaaatccaGTGTTATTGAACTTGTAATTTCATAAAACATTTTGAAATCCACTGttcttttaacaaaatttaagttgAAGATTTCTAAGTGCTTTAAGTCTTTTTAGAGTGTTTGAGAGaagtttcttagttataaaagtaaaaatctAAATCTCGTGgtttttgatgagattttagagttgtctaacaaaaatcacaccaaattttcaaatttcttacGATCATCTAAAACCTcgttaaaaatcaaatcactttAAATTTCAGATTCTCAAATTTATCTATAAACAATACATAATCCAAAATCACTTAAacaatttcctttttaatatatgaaaagatctctaaacattttttttaatttgcatgAAAACctcaaacaaatatttatttaatgtgCACTTATTTCAAAAAATCCATGCTGGATAACATCAAATCCATAATCTTGAtccttaattaatttaataattaaagcTTTCGCACACCTATTATAAAACCCACTATGTAAATGTCTGTATGTTAcaccaaaaatcaaaataattcgagaattataaacacaaaaacaaaaagaaaagagaaatggAAAAGTCCTCAACGTGTTCATCTACTTTGAAAGATACACGCGAAGCAAACAAAACATCTTTGTGGAAGATAAGGAAGGTCTTAACGGAGAAATGTGAACGTTGGATTTATTTTGATAACAACAGTGATGTTGAGAACTATATTTTGAAACCTTTGTGCAAGTCGATTAACTTACTTAAAAGAGATCCTATAAAGATCAAGATCGACGATTACGATATGGGGTACCAGGACGAGGTAATTTTCGGGTATAATCGTGAATCTGATAAATTTTATCTTGGGAAGAATATGTGGAGGGTGAAGGAGCTTGATGTTGGAGATGAAGTTGGATTCTTCTACGATCCCATTGCAAAGAATATGTGTTTCTCTGTGTTGAAACAAGCAAAACCCTGATAATCAATCAGTACTTGTTTAATTATGCTTAACTATATAATGTTGTTTAAT encodes:
- the LOC106389782 gene encoding glutaredoxin-C5, chloroplastic; amino-acid sequence: MAVSAFNPLKFASSSSLDSIPSISSSTSYSLFPASIGIRNSVGSPFKRCLKQSCYSVRAMSSSAASSSSSFGSRMEESVRKTVTENIVVVYSKTWCSYCTEVKTLFKRLGVQPLVIELDELGPQGPQLQKVLERLTGQHTVPNVFVGGKHIGGCTDTVKLNRKGDLELMLAEANGNTNQT
- the LOC106389783 gene encoding protein LOW PSII ACCUMULATION 1, chloroplastic isoform X1, yielding MATLVSSQAYIYHCHLIKRALIQTKDPYSPRRLSRHNHIETHVLSPRTCTLTISRKHQPLSLNTVCFAADEPSPSPFSSSEISADARIRSEVLSPFRSVRMFFYLAFIASASLGGLIATTRLIGALANPARSGEVLEIVKGLGIDVGAASLFAFLYFRENKTKNAQMARLSREENLAKLKMRVEENNKVISVGDLRGIARLVICAGPGGYIEEAFKRSKEFTQGLVERGVVVVAYATDGSTPVLEFDEVDGEDEEVSQSRRRLWRVSPVFVSDWERWIDEQKKLAGVSSDSPVYLSLRLDGRVRGSGVGYPPWQAFVAQLPPVKGIWTGLLDGMDGRV
- the LOC106389783 gene encoding protein LOW PSII ACCUMULATION 1, chloroplastic isoform X2, which produces MATLVSSQAYIYHCHLIKRALIQTKDPYSPRRLSRHNHIETHVLSPRTCTLTISRKHQPLSLNTVCFAADEPSPSPFSSSEISADARIRSEVLSPFRSVRMFFYLAFIASASLGGLIATTRLIGALANPARSGEVLEIVKGLGIDVGAASLFAFLYFRENKTKNAQMARLSREENLAKLKMRVEENNKVISVGDLRGIARLVICAGPGGYIEEAFKRSKEFTQGLVERGVVVVAYATDGSTPVLEFDEVDGEDEEVDR
- the LOC106389784 gene encoding fe-S cluster assembly factor HCF101, chloroplastic-like; protein product: MLLSSQPNTCHHTSKKLIRLLPLSYAPLTLLPSTKTTTTMSQTVHRLHSYLRSAGACLVSSPRPPPRRLVCIATVSDRSNQSNVLLWKGRVSHHKLLSVAAKASSSAPQAETERVSETSLEKEVLKALSQIIDPDFGTDIVSCGFVKDLVIDEALGEVSFRLELTTPACPVKDMFEKQANEVVAVLPWVKKVNVTMSAQPAKPIFAGQLPPGLSRISSIVAVSSCKGGVGKSTVAVNLAYTLAGMGARVGIFDADVYGPSLPTMVNPESRVLEMDPEKKTIIPTEYLGVKLVSFGFAGQGRAIMRGPMVSGVINQLLTTTEWGELDYLVIDMPPGTGDIQLTLCQVAPLTAAVIVTTPQKLAFIDVAKGVRMFSKLKVPCVAVVENMCHFDADGKRYYPFGKGSGSQVVQQFGIPHLFDLPIRPTLSASGDTGVPEVVSDPLSEVARTFQDLGVCVVQQCAKIRQQVSTAVTYDKYLKAIRVKVPNSDEEFLLHPATVRRNDRSAQSVDEWTGEQKIQFGDVAEDIEPEEIRPMGNYAVSITWPDGFSQIAPYDQLETIERLVDVPPLSPVEV
- the LOC106384649 gene encoding uncharacterized protein LOC106384649 codes for the protein MEKSSTCSSTLKDTREANKTSLWKIRKVLTEKCERWIYFDNNSDVENYILKPLCKSINLLKRDPIKIKIDDYDMGYQDEVIFGYNRESDKFYLGKNMWRVKELDVGDEVGFFYDPIAKNMCFSVLKQAKP